A region of the Candidatus Binataceae bacterium genome:
TGTGTGGCACGAGCTGCGCAGCAACGCCCCAGTACTGGAGTTGCGGATCTTTGCGATCCCGCTGTTTACGGCCGCCACGGTGCTGATGGTTCTGATGGCTTTCCTGGTCTACGGCACCAGCCTAATGAATCCGATTTTTCTCCAGGAGTTTCTTGGTTACACCGCATGGAAGGCCGGCTTGATGATGGCGCCGCGCTCGATAGGTTCGATCGTCGTGCTGATCTTCATCGGTCAGATCGCGCGCCGCGGCGTCAACACCCGCCCATTCATCGTGCTGGGCTTTGCGATAATCGCGATCTCGTTATGGCAAATGGCGAAATGGAATCACGACGTCGGCCCCTGGAACATCGCCATCCCGATTTTCATCAATGGCCTGGGTACCGGCTTCATTTTCGCTCAACTCGCGGCGATCTCTCTTGCGACTGTGGATCGAGAGCGCATGGGAGCGGCGGCCAGCTTGTTCAACATGACACGCAATACTGGCGGCTCGATCGGAATCTCAGTCATCACCACGCTCTTCGTCACCCACCAGCAGATCAATCAAAGCTATCTGGCCGAGCATATTTCTGTTTTCGATGTCTGGAAGCTGGCCCACGGGGTGCCGCGGATGCCGGGCAGCCCCGCCTTCAGCTTGTTCAACTTGGCGGGCGGCCATAGCACCAGCTTAGCCAGCCTGTATGCCCAGGTTCAGTCGCAGGCAGCGATGTTGGCGTTCTCCGACGTTTACCGGATTTTGATGGTGGTGACCTTGCTGATGATTCCCACTTTCTTTCTGATTCGCCACGCTCCGATGAGCGTGGGCGGACCGCCGATGGAGTGATTCAGGGCAAAATGGCCAGGGCGAAGGCCGCCGGCAGTTTGCTGGCCAGCTCGCGCACCACGCGCTCGCCCACCCCCCACCGCAACAGCGAGCCGTCGCTGCTCACGGCGAACAGGTCGGCATGCGCCCATGGGCTGTGCACAATCTGCATGATCATGCCGCGGCGCGCCATCGGCAGCTCCCCGAAGGAAGAAAAGCTCTGACCACCGTCGCGGCTTTCGAACAACAGCGCGTCGGCGCCGTCGCCATTAAGCCAAGTGGCCGGGGGACCCGCCCCGCCGGCGGTGTAGATCAGCCCTTCGGAGGTGGCGAGCACCGCAGTCAAGTATGGCCGATTGATCCCCTTGACCACCGGTTCCCAGCTCCGGCCGCGATCGCGCGAGCGATAAAGGCCGCGCCCGCTGGTCGCGAAAATCAGTTGGAAATCGGCGCCGGCTAGCGCCAGTGAATGCACGTCGCGTGGCAGCCGCGAGTCCAGGGCTTGGAAGCTTTGTCCGCGGTCGGCGGAATAAAACGCCCCTGCTCCCTCTACTCCAACATAGAGCGCAGCGGAGTCATGAGGGTCGAACGCAACCGTGCTGACATGGGGAATATAAGGCGAGCGCGCCGAGCTCCCATGGATTCGGGCAGTCAGCGTGGCTAAGGCCCGGCATTCCTCGAAGCTGTCACCATAATCGCCGCTGTAGAACAGCCGGCCATGGCTGCAGCCGGCCCATAATCCACCCGCGCTGTCAGGGACTGCGGCCAAGGTCCAGAAGGTCTCGCGCAAGCCGCGCGGGGTCAGCTCGCGCCAGCTTCGACCGCCATCCTGGGAGCGGAACAGTGCGCCCGCCAGCTCCGCCGCGGGCACGAAATCGGCCGCGTCGGCTACCTCGTTACGACCGGCATAGATGATATTGGGATCGTCGCAACTTTGCGCCATGCAGGCGATCGCGTCGGGATGGGCACTGACCGCCGTCACGGCGCCCTGGCGCTCGCCGTCCACGATCACGATCCCCTTGGCGGTACCCACGCATACTCGCATCCGCGCCCGTCCTCTCAACTGGGGGCAGGTTTCAGCTCACGCACCACTCTGCAACTGCCGGCCCACGGCCAAGCCAAGCTCGGGGGGCAGTTCGCTGGGCGCAACTTTGGATGAGACCGACTCCACGCGCACGCGCCGCACCACGATAGTCCCATCGGCCAGCGC
Encoded here:
- a CDS encoding MDR family MFS transporter, with protein sequence MEAVQTLAAPVDAPANTHKWLIAIAVMLGCILELLDTTIVNVSLPHMQGSFSASVDEITWVVTSYLVANGIMIPLTGWISGRFGRKRYFLFSVSTFVLASACCGLAQTLDQIVLFRLLQGFAGAAMQPSSQAIMMETFPPEEQQMAMATWSMGISVAPVLGPTIGGWITDNWSWRWTFYINVPIGLIAIVMVSLFLHDPPYLKRLNQRIDYFGIMLLTLTLGLTQLVADRGQRADWFGSPWVVYASVSALTAGVIFVWHELRSNAPVLELRIFAIPLFTAATVLMVLMAFLVYGTSLMNPIFLQEFLGYTAWKAGLMMAPRSIGSIVVLIFIGQIARRGVNTRPFIVLGFAIIAISLWQMAKWNHDVGPWNIAIPIFINGLGTGFIFAQLAAISLATVDRERMGAAASLFNMTRNTGGSIGISVITTLFVTHQQINQSYLAEHISVFDVWKLAHGVPRMPGSPAFSLFNLAGGHSTSLASLYAQVQSQAAMLAFSDVYRILMVVTLLMIPTFFLIRHAPMSVGGPPME